The Primulina tabacum isolate GXHZ01 chromosome 7, ASM2559414v2, whole genome shotgun sequence genome includes a window with the following:
- the LOC142550631 gene encoding uncharacterized protein LOC142550631, which produces MNKLEATLEELFNMLTTYEATIKKEKLVLLVGSSSGTKKGAQNEGKKCSAPLKKNKPNNRPYKKPTPGPSKPDKSEHVCFHCNKPGHWRRNCKEYLAQKRSGHGHGKQQET; this is translated from the exons atgaacaagcttgagGCCACCCTTGAAGAGTTGTTCAATATGCTTACTACTTATGAGGCCACAATCAAAAAGGAGAAGCTTGTTCTTCTAGTGGGTTCTTCGTCTGGTACGAAAAAAGGAGCCCAAAATGAAGGCAAGAAGTGTTCTGCCCCTCTAAAGAAGAACAAGCCCAACAATAGGCcatacaagaaacctactccGGGGCCCTCAAAGCCCGACAAGTCAGAGCATGTCTGTTTCCACTGCAATaaacctggacattggaggcgtaactgcaagGAGTATCTAGCCCAGAAGCGTTCTGGCCATG gtCATGGCAAGCAGCAGGAGACTTAG
- the LOC142550632 gene encoding uncharacterized protein LOC142550632 codes for MSSRNPLSIILDQNKLTGSNYNDWFRNLKIVLSSEKILYVLDKKPPKEAASDISETELAKLEKWWDHDLQAKCYMLASMSNELQRRFEEAVNAADIHLHFKELYGVQTRSERHAIVKELMTTRMRDGTSVYEQGVRMIGLIEKLVGLDVVIPSELATDILLLSLPPRSMDLWLILI; via the coding sequence ATGTCGTCACGCAATCCACTTTCAATCATTCTCGATCAAAACAAGTTGACTGGATCTAACTATAATGACtggtttcgaaatttaaaaattgttctGAGCTCGGAAAAGATTCTGTATGTGCTTGATAAGAAGCCACCGAAAGAGGCTGCTTCGGACATCAGTGAGACTGAACTAGCTAAGCTTGAGAAATGGTGGgaccatgatctccaagctaaaTGCTATATGTTGGCTTCTATGTCGAATGAACTGCAGAGGCGGTTCGAGGAGGctgtgaatgctgctgacattcacctTCATTTCAAAGAGTTGTATGGAGTACAGACTCGCTCAGAGAGACATGCTATTGTTAAagaactcatgactacacgTATGCGAGATGGGACTTCTGTCTATGAACAAGGTGTCaggatgattgggctcattGAGAAATTGGTGGGGCTCGACGtggttattcctagtgagctcgCGACTGATATTCTCTTGTTGTCACTGCCCCCTCGTTCGATGGATTtgtggttaattttaatatga